A window of the Oncorhynchus nerka isolate Pitt River unplaced genomic scaffold, Oner_Uvic_2.0 unplaced_scaffold_1839, whole genome shotgun sequence genome harbors these coding sequences:
- the LOC115117011 gene encoding coilin, giving the protein MAASNTNVIRVRLYFDYPPPSVSDCRMCWVLVDLNKCRVVADIASVIREKFDFSRRSILSLFIEDCYLPHTESIYVVRDNDSIRVKVDTLTLSNGSQSNTSLVKSKKRRRDAEEEEPTQNRVSEEWKKKKRKKESQVADSNQAAVEERRKEDKQKQKKRRKKESQVADSNQAAVEERRKEDKQKQKKRRKKESQVADSNQAAVEERRKEDKQKQKKKMKNKVVTKTTASSTGPPPTSSTGPSPTSSTGPSPTVVKADKNTKKAPAVSVNGKATAKTPNGETDDSSDSSESSSEEEEAPSKTPMQKLPPKSHSASSTPPVTSKATPVVKPRVPIKKPRPPPSSSDSDSSDSSGDDASSKATTGKPPVKNQTPLSKPAATPPTTIPTGPRAGPRDKTTPSRASLPSSGPRTSVSPGQRANAPGPGSTPAVQKAHRRPESPGSSSSSSSSSSEEEIQLVIKQPGLGMGIVPAMAAQPTWRGRGSPRGAERGGGRGVRGDWDRGPRGGGRSGEWDRGPRGGGRGGRGEDSGAGGGDNAGFYFNYEGGQRQQTPQPPSYQKDSLINSSVVFQNPSESVPKRDYSEMPLLAAPPQDGQKIAFKLLELTENYTPEVSEYKEGKIIHFDHSTKQIELELLSTYQAPVEPGKFDLVYQNADGSESVEYAVSRGSRVTERWDSLLEPRLVVGNLS; this is encoded by the exons ATGGCAGCCTCCAATACCAATGTGATACGGGTGCGATTGTATTTTGATTACCCGCCGCCCTCGGTATCCGACTGTCGCATGTGCTGGGTCCTCGTGGATCTGAACAAATGCCGCGTGGTAGCAGACATAGCCAGCGTGATCAGGGAAAAGTTCGACTTCAGTCGCAGGAGCATTTTGAGTCTGTTCATTGAAGACTGCTACCTGCCGCACACAGAGAGCATCTACGTAGTCCGAGATAACGACAGCATCAG AGTGAAGGTGGATACCCTAACCCTTTCGAATGGAAGTCAGTCGAACACATCTCTTGTGAAGtccaagaagaggaggagagatgccgAGGAGGAGGAGCCCACACAGAACCGAGTGAGTGAAGagtggaagaagaagaagagaaagaaggagagtcaGGTGGCCGATTCCAACCAGGCTGCggttgaagagaggaggaaagaagacaAGCAGAaacagaagaagaggagaaagaaggagagtcAGGTGGCTGATTCCAACCAGGCTGCggttgaagagaggaggaaagaagacaAGCAGAaacagaagaagaggagaaagaaggagagtcAGGTGGCTGATTCCAACCAGGCTGCggttgaagagaggaggaaagaagacaAGCAGAAACAGAAGAAGAAAATGAAAAATAAGGTGGTGACCAAAACCACTGCCTCGTCCACAGGACCCCCTCCCACCTCATCCACAGGACCCTCTCCCACCTCGTCTACAGGACCCTCTCCCACCGTAGTCAAAGCGGACAAAAACACTAAGAAGGCTCCAGCAGTATCTGTTAACGGTAAAGCCACAGCAAAGACCCCGAATGGGGAAACGGACGACTCTTCTGATTCCAGTGAAAGCagtagtgaggaggaggaggccccCAGTAAAACCCCCATGCAGAAACTACCCCCCAAATCACACTCTGCTAGCTCTACACCCCCTGTCACATCTAAAGCCACCCCTGTAGTTAAACCCCGAGTCCCCATTAAGAAACCACGCCCACCTCCCTCATCATCTGATTCGGACTCCTCAGACTCATCGGGTGACGATGCCTCTAGCAAAGCCACCACAGGCAAACCTCCCGTTAAAAACCAAACTCCTCTATCCAAACCTGCTGCCACTCCTCCTACCACTATACCCACCGGCCCCAGAGCTGGTCCTAGAGACAAAACCACCCCCTCCAGGGCCAGCCTCCCTTCCTCAGGTCCCAGGACCTCTGTATCCCCTGGCCAGAGAGCTAATGCTCCAGGGCCAGGCTCTACCCCAGCAGTGCAGAAGGCCCACAGGAGGCCTGAGAGCCCAGgctctagtagtagtagtagtagtagtagtagtgaggagGAGATCCAGCTGGTTATCAAACAACCGGGCCTGGGGATGGGGATAGTCCCTGCTATGGCAGCACAACCCACCTGGAGAGGCAGGGGAAGCCCTAGGGGTGcggagagaggtgggg GTAGGGGGGTTAGAGGGGACTGGGACAGGGGTCCTCGTGGTGGGGGTAGAAGTGGGGAGTGGGACAGGGGTCCTCGTGGTgggggtagaggtgggagaggggaagaTAGCGGGGCAGGGGGAGGAGATAATGCAGGGTTTTATTTCAACTATGAAGGTGGACAGCGACAGCAGACTCCTCAGCCACCATCGTACCAGAAGGACTCCCTGATTAACAGCTCTGTGGTGTTCCAG aaccCATCGGAGAGTGTCCCCAAGAGGGACTACAGTGAGATGCCCCTCCTAGCTGCTCCCCCTCAGGACGGACAGAAGATCGCCTTCAAG cTGCTGGAGCTGACAGAGAACTACACACCAGAGGTGTCGGAGTATAAA GAGGGGAAAATCATTCATTTTGACCACAGCACCAAACAGATTGAGCTCGAACTGCTCTCTACTTATCAAG CGCCAGTGGAGCCGGGGAAGTTTGACCTGGTGTATCAGAACGCGGACGGATCCGAGAGTGTGGAGTACGCTGTGTCCCGGGGCTCCAGG